A window from Triticum aestivum cultivar Chinese Spring chromosome 6D, IWGSC CS RefSeq v2.1, whole genome shotgun sequence encodes these proteins:
- the LOC123141530 gene encoding GDSL esterase/lipase At5g33370 isoform X2, which yields MGAALVPLLVSVVLMVVAAARAPAASAAPRAFFVFGDSLVDNGNNNYLLTTARADAPPYGIDFPSHRATGRFSNGLNIPDIISEHLGAEPALPYLSPELRGAKLLVGANFASAGVGILNDTGVQFVNIIRMGDQLRYFGEYQRKLRAFAGEEQAARLVSGALVLVTLGGNDFVNNYYLVPMSMRSRQYALPDYVRFIVSEYRKILARLYELGARRVIVTGTGPLGCVPAELAQHSSNGECAAELNRAVDLFNPQVVDMVRGLNRDAGADVFVSANAYRANFDYLANPQSYGFTNVKAACCGQGPYNGIGLCTAASNVCADREVFAFWDAFHPTERANRIIVGQFMHGSTDYMHPMNLSTILAMDQLQEGPL from the exons ATGGGCGCCGCTCTCGTTCCTCTCCTCGTCTCCGTAGTGCtcatggtggtggcggcggcgcgtgcCCCGGCGGCGTCCGCGGCGCCGCGGGCATTCTTCGTGTTCGGCGACTCCCTCGTCGACAACGGCAACAACAACTACCTCCTCACCACGGCGCGCGCCGACGCGCCGCCCTACGGCATCGACTTCCCGTCCCACCGCGCCACGGGCCGCTTCTCCAACGGCCTCAACATTCCCGACATCATCA GTGAGCACCTCGGGGCGGAGCCTGCGCTGCCGTACCTGAGCCCGGAGCTCCGAGGCGCGAAGCTGCTCGTCGGCGCCAACTTCGCGTCGGCCGGCGTCGGGATCCTCAACGACACGGGAGTGCAGTTT GTGAACATAATTAGGATGGGGGATCAGCTGCGTTACTTCGGGGAGTACCAGCGCAAGCTGAGGGCCTTCGCCGGCGAGGAGCAGGCGGCGAGGCTCGTCAGCGGGGCGCTCGTGCTCGTCACGCTGGGAGGCAACGACTTCGTCAACAACTACTACCTGGTGCCCATGTCCATGCGGTCTCGCCAGTACGCGCTCCCCGACTACGTCCGCTTCATCGTCTCCGAGTACAGGAAAATCCTGGCG AGGCTGTACGAGCTGGGGGCGCGGCGCGTGATCGTGACGGGCACGGGGCCGCTGGGGTGCGTGCCGGCGGAGCTGGCGCAGCACAGCAGCAACGGCGAGTGCGCGGCGGAGCTGAACCGCGCCGTGGACCTCTTCAACCCGCAGGTGGTGGACATGGTGCGCGGCCTCAACCGCGACGCCGGCGCCGACGTCTTCGTCTCCGCCAACGCCTACCGCGCAAACTTCGACTACCTCGCCAACCCGCAGAGCTACG GGTTCACGAACGTGAAGGCGGCGTGCTGTGGGCAGGGGCCGTACAACGGGATCGGGCTGTGCACGGCGGCGTCCAACGTGTGCGCCGACCGGGAGGTGTTCGCCTTCTGGGACGCCTTCCACCCCACGGAGCGGGCCAACCGCATCATCGTCGGTCAGTTCATGCACGGGTCCACCGACTACATGCACCCCATGAACCTCAGCACCATACTCGCCATGGACCAGCTGCAGGAGGGTCCTCTTTAG
- the LOC123141530 gene encoding GDSL esterase/lipase At5g33370 isoform X1: protein MGAALVPLLVSVVLMVVAAARAPAASAAPRAFFVFGDSLVDNGNNNYLLTTARADAPPYGIDFPSHRATGRFSNGLNIPDIISNTTPTIHCMPSFAMHASQFQIGKCCSVELEPEHGMSRTDAVVSGEHLGAEPALPYLSPELRGAKLLVGANFASAGVGILNDTGVQFVNIIRMGDQLRYFGEYQRKLRAFAGEEQAARLVSGALVLVTLGGNDFVNNYYLVPMSMRSRQYALPDYVRFIVSEYRKILARLYELGARRVIVTGTGPLGCVPAELAQHSSNGECAAELNRAVDLFNPQVVDMVRGLNRDAGADVFVSANAYRANFDYLANPQSYGFTNVKAACCGQGPYNGIGLCTAASNVCADREVFAFWDAFHPTERANRIIVGQFMHGSTDYMHPMNLSTILAMDQLQEGPL, encoded by the exons ATGGGCGCCGCTCTCGTTCCTCTCCTCGTCTCCGTAGTGCtcatggtggtggcggcggcgcgtgcCCCGGCGGCGTCCGCGGCGCCGCGGGCATTCTTCGTGTTCGGCGACTCCCTCGTCGACAACGGCAACAACAACTACCTCCTCACCACGGCGCGCGCCGACGCGCCGCCCTACGGCATCGACTTCCCGTCCCACCGCGCCACGGGCCGCTTCTCCAACGGCCTCAACATTCCCGACATCATCAGTAATACTACTCCTACAATACACTGCATGCCGTCTTTCGCCATGCATGCATCTCAATTTCAGATAGGAAAATGCTGCTCTGTTGAGCTCGAACCGGAGCACGGCATGTCACGTACTGACGCCGTCGTTTCAGGTGAGCACCTCGGGGCGGAGCCTGCGCTGCCGTACCTGAGCCCGGAGCTCCGAGGCGCGAAGCTGCTCGTCGGCGCCAACTTCGCGTCGGCCGGCGTCGGGATCCTCAACGACACGGGAGTGCAGTTT GTGAACATAATTAGGATGGGGGATCAGCTGCGTTACTTCGGGGAGTACCAGCGCAAGCTGAGGGCCTTCGCCGGCGAGGAGCAGGCGGCGAGGCTCGTCAGCGGGGCGCTCGTGCTCGTCACGCTGGGAGGCAACGACTTCGTCAACAACTACTACCTGGTGCCCATGTCCATGCGGTCTCGCCAGTACGCGCTCCCCGACTACGTCCGCTTCATCGTCTCCGAGTACAGGAAAATCCTGGCG AGGCTGTACGAGCTGGGGGCGCGGCGCGTGATCGTGACGGGCACGGGGCCGCTGGGGTGCGTGCCGGCGGAGCTGGCGCAGCACAGCAGCAACGGCGAGTGCGCGGCGGAGCTGAACCGCGCCGTGGACCTCTTCAACCCGCAGGTGGTGGACATGGTGCGCGGCCTCAACCGCGACGCCGGCGCCGACGTCTTCGTCTCCGCCAACGCCTACCGCGCAAACTTCGACTACCTCGCCAACCCGCAGAGCTACG GGTTCACGAACGTGAAGGCGGCGTGCTGTGGGCAGGGGCCGTACAACGGGATCGGGCTGTGCACGGCGGCGTCCAACGTGTGCGCCGACCGGGAGGTGTTCGCCTTCTGGGACGCCTTCCACCCCACGGAGCGGGCCAACCGCATCATCGTCGGTCAGTTCATGCACGGGTCCACCGACTACATGCACCCCATGAACCTCAGCACCATACTCGCCATGGACCAGCTGCAGGAGGGTCCTCTTTAG